Proteins encoded in a region of the Paenibacillus pedocola genome:
- the clpC gene encoding ATP-dependent protease ATP-binding subunit ClpC, producing the protein MMFGRFTERAQKVLALAQEEAVRLGHNNIGTEHILLGLIREGDGIAAKALIGLGLGLEKIQDEVETLIGRGQEQPTNIAYTPRAKKVIELSMDEARKLGHTYVGTEHILLGLIREGEGVAARVLNNLGISLNKARQQVLQLLGSSEATSSHSGTPANVSTPTLDGLARDLTAYAKDGNLDPVIGRSKEIERVIQVLSRRTKNNPVLIGEPGVGKTAIAEGLAQKIINNEIPETLRDKRVMTLDMGSVVAGTKYRGEFEDRLKKIMDEIRQAGNIVLFIDELHTLIGAGGAEGAIDASNILKPALARGELQCIGATTLDEYRKYIEKDAALERRFQPITVDQPSPEEAVQILYGLRDRYEAHHRVKITDEAIVEAVKLSDRYIPDRFLPDKAIDLIDEAGSKVRLNSYTIPPNLKELEMRLDDIRKEKDSAVQSQEFEKAAALRDTEQKIREELDTTKNQWKEKQGRTDSQVTPEDIAQVVASWTGIPVSKLKEEETDRLLNMEALLHERVIGQDEAVKAVSRALRRARAGLKDPKRPMGSFIFLGPTGVGKTELARALAEAMFGDENAVIRIDMSEYMEKHSTSRLVGAPPGYVGYEEGGQLTEKVRRKPYSVVLLDEIEKAHPEVFNILLQVLEDGRLTDSKGRVVDFRNTLIILTSNVGAQAIKKNSTLGFTAVQDAGADYSNMKGKVMEELKKSFRPEFLNRIDEIIVFHSLEEKHIAEIVTLMSDELRKRLREYDVDFELTDGGKAFLAKEGYDPAFGARPLRRAIQKHIEDRLSEELLKGNIKKGDSLKIDEVNGELVVTTVDVPAAPSLEKEVEAEQ; encoded by the coding sequence ATGATGTTTGGAAGATTTACGGAACGCGCACAAAAAGTGCTGGCGCTGGCGCAGGAAGAAGCTGTCCGTTTGGGACATAACAACATCGGTACAGAACATATTTTGCTCGGACTGATTCGTGAGGGAGACGGCATTGCCGCCAAAGCGCTAATCGGCTTGGGACTGGGTCTGGAGAAAATTCAGGACGAAGTGGAGACGCTGATCGGCAGAGGACAAGAGCAGCCTACCAACATCGCGTATACTCCACGTGCTAAGAAGGTAATCGAGCTGTCGATGGATGAAGCCCGTAAGCTGGGTCATACTTACGTCGGAACAGAGCATATCCTGCTCGGACTGATCCGTGAAGGCGAAGGTGTTGCAGCCCGCGTGCTTAACAACCTCGGTATCAGCCTCAACAAAGCCCGCCAGCAAGTACTGCAGCTTCTGGGCAGCAGTGAGGCAACCTCAAGCCACAGCGGTACGCCTGCTAATGTCAGCACGCCAACGCTGGATGGTCTGGCCCGCGATTTGACCGCTTATGCTAAAGACGGCAACCTTGATCCGGTTATCGGCCGCAGCAAAGAAATCGAACGTGTAATCCAGGTACTGAGCCGCCGGACCAAAAACAATCCGGTGCTGATCGGTGAACCTGGGGTTGGTAAAACAGCGATAGCTGAAGGACTGGCCCAAAAAATTATCAACAATGAAATTCCGGAGACGCTGCGTGATAAACGCGTTATGACCCTCGATATGGGATCTGTCGTAGCCGGAACCAAATACCGCGGTGAGTTTGAAGACCGTCTCAAAAAAATCATGGATGAAATTCGTCAGGCCGGCAACATCGTGCTCTTCATCGATGAGCTGCACACCCTGATCGGTGCAGGCGGTGCGGAAGGTGCGATTGACGCCTCCAACATCCTGAAGCCGGCTCTTGCCCGTGGTGAGCTGCAATGCATTGGTGCCACTACCCTGGATGAATACCGCAAATATATTGAAAAAGATGCAGCCTTGGAGCGCCGCTTCCAGCCGATTACGGTGGATCAGCCTTCTCCGGAGGAAGCAGTGCAGATCCTTTACGGACTGCGTGACCGTTATGAAGCCCATCACCGGGTGAAGATTACGGATGAAGCAATCGTGGAAGCTGTGAAGCTGTCCGACCGCTACATTCCAGACCGGTTCCTGCCGGACAAAGCGATTGACCTGATTGATGAGGCAGGCTCTAAGGTAAGGCTCAACTCTTACACGATTCCGCCGAATCTGAAGGAACTGGAAATGCGCCTCGATGATATCCGCAAGGAGAAGGATTCTGCTGTACAGAGCCAGGAGTTCGAGAAGGCAGCTGCACTGCGGGATACCGAGCAGAAAATCCGTGAGGAGCTCGATACAACCAAGAACCAATGGAAAGAAAAGCAAGGTCGCACCGATTCCCAGGTTACACCGGAGGATATCGCCCAGGTGGTTGCCAGCTGGACCGGTATTCCGGTCAGCAAGCTGAAGGAAGAGGAGACAGACCGTCTGCTCAACATGGAGGCTCTGCTGCACGAACGCGTAATCGGCCAGGATGAGGCTGTGAAGGCTGTCAGCCGGGCGCTGCGCCGGGCACGTGCAGGTCTTAAAGACCCTAAGCGTCCGATGGGCTCCTTTATCTTCCTTGGACCAACCGGCGTAGGTAAAACCGAGCTTGCCCGTGCACTTGCTGAGGCGATGTTCGGCGATGAGAACGCGGTAATCCGTATCGATATGTCGGAGTACATGGAGAAACACTCCACATCCCGTCTCGTAGGGGCGCCTCCGGGATATGTAGGTTATGAAGAAGGCGGACAGCTGACTGAGAAGGTACGCCGTAAGCCTTATTCCGTAGTATTGCTGGATGAAATCGAGAAGGCTCACCCTGAAGTATTCAACATTCTGCTGCAGGTGCTGGAAGACGGCCGTCTGACCGATTCCAAAGGACGCGTAGTCGATTTCCGCAACACTTTGATTATCCTGACTTCGAACGTAGGGGCACAGGCGATCAAGAAGAATTCAACGCTCGGGTTTACCGCTGTACAGGATGCCGGAGCAGATTACAGCAACATGAAGGGCAAGGTTATGGAAGAGCTGAAGAAGAGCTTCCGTCCTGAGTTCCTGAACCGGATTGACGAGATCATCGTCTTCCACTCCTTGGAGGAAAAACATATTGCCGAGATCGTTACACTCATGTCCGACGAGCTGCGCAAGCGGCTGCGTGAGTACGACGTGGACTTTGAGCTTACGGATGGCGGTAAAGCCTTCCTGGCCAAAGAGGGCTATGATCCGGCATTTGGTGCACGTCCGCTCCGCCGTGCGATTCAGAAGCATATTGAAGACCGTCTCTCCGAAGAACTGCTGAAAGGCAACATCAAGAAAGGCGATTCCCTCAAAA
- a CDS encoding CtsR family transcriptional regulator, translating into MRNISDIIEQYLKNILHESPEGTVEIQRNDLADQFSCVPSQINYVISTRFTLEKGYVVESKRGGGGYIRIQRFELPQNVALYAHLKSTIGNDIDQNSAEGLIYQLEEARFLSKREACLMRAAVSRECLTVHLPYRDEIRAKIMKAMLISLLGK; encoded by the coding sequence ATGCGTAATATCTCTGATATTATCGAACAATATCTGAAGAATATTTTGCATGAAAGTCCCGAAGGTACGGTGGAAATCCAGCGCAATGATCTGGCGGACCAATTCTCATGCGTGCCGTCACAGATCAATTATGTCATCAGTACACGCTTTACTTTGGAAAAGGGCTATGTGGTGGAGAGTAAGCGCGGCGGCGGAGGTTATATCCGGATTCAGCGTTTTGAGCTGCCCCAGAATGTGGCGCTGTATGCTCATCTCAAATCTACAATAGGAAATGATATTGATCAGAATTCCGCCGAAGGGCTGATTTATCAGCTTGAGGAAGCCCGCTTTCTAAGCAAGCGTGAAGCGTGCCTCATGCGCGCCGCTGTTTCCCGGGAATGCCTGACGGTTCATCTGCCGTACCGGGATGAGATTCGTGCCAAGATTATGAAGGCCATGCTAATCTCTTTGTTGGGCAAATAA
- a CDS encoding GNAT family N-acetyltransferase: MEIRQLQVEEFEPSLTLSEYAFKYTVSGEDRLKQEQKFKPERVWGIFEDGKLSAKLTLLPLQAYIQGQAISMGGIAGVATWPENRRQGYVAKLLKHILQVMNENGQTLSMLHPFLIPFYRKFGWEIYCEYKKYTIPVAKFPLKTDIEGSVRRDSANLEVLDQLYNQFAAQYSGTLLRTKEWWQNNVLDKDTHHGVFFSEQGEAEGYVLYKLENNQLVIDEFVFLNEKARRGLWTFLANHDSMVTGAELKLVPSDDILPFLLPDPRIPQENYPYFMARIVNAQAFVEAFSFNKLTETVKHTVYIQDEQAPWNEGVWEWTVNHQGAGSLTRSDSTDMQADLSCSIGTLTVLLMGYKRPQELARYGRISGSAEAVKWLEEITPQAKTALFDFF; this comes from the coding sequence GTGGAAATAAGACAGTTGCAGGTAGAGGAATTCGAGCCAAGTCTTACCCTGTCCGAGTATGCATTTAAGTATACAGTGTCCGGTGAAGACCGGTTAAAGCAAGAACAGAAGTTTAAGCCGGAGAGAGTGTGGGGGATTTTTGAGGATGGGAAACTGAGCGCCAAGCTGACTTTGCTTCCTCTACAGGCTTATATTCAGGGACAAGCAATCTCCATGGGAGGCATTGCCGGAGTAGCAACTTGGCCGGAGAATCGCAGACAAGGCTATGTTGCTAAGCTTTTGAAGCATATTCTGCAAGTAATGAATGAGAACGGGCAGACGTTATCGATGTTGCATCCGTTTCTGATTCCCTTTTACCGTAAGTTCGGTTGGGAGATTTACTGTGAGTATAAGAAATACACGATTCCCGTGGCTAAATTCCCGTTAAAAACGGACATCGAGGGCAGCGTCCGGCGGGATAGCGCAAATCTGGAAGTATTGGACCAGTTGTATAATCAGTTCGCTGCCCAATACAGCGGCACGTTGCTGCGAACCAAGGAATGGTGGCAGAATAATGTGCTGGATAAGGATACGCATCACGGTGTGTTTTTTTCAGAGCAGGGTGAAGCGGAAGGGTATGTGCTGTATAAGCTGGAGAATAATCAATTGGTTATCGATGAGTTTGTCTTTTTGAATGAGAAGGCGCGCCGGGGATTATGGACTTTTCTTGCTAACCACGATTCAATGGTCACCGGTGCGGAGCTGAAGCTGGTGCCATCCGATGATATCCTGCCGTTTTTGCTGCCGGATCCTCGAATTCCGCAGGAGAATTATCCTTATTTCATGGCGCGGATCGTAAATGCCCAGGCTTTTGTGGAAGCATTTTCTTTCAATAAGTTAACAGAAACGGTGAAGCACACCGTATATATTCAAGATGAGCAGGCCCCATGGAACGAGGGGGTATGGGAGTGGACAGTGAACCATCAGGGGGCTGGTTCGCTTACTCGTTCAGACTCAACAGACATGCAAGCTGACCTGAGCTGCAGTATTGGCACACTGACGGTGCTGTTAATGGGATATAAGCGTCCCCAAGAGCTGGCCCGGTACGGAAGGATATCCGGAAGTGCGGAAGCCGTGAAGTGGCTGGAGGAGATAACACCGCAGGCGAAGACAGCTTTGTTCGACTTTTTCTGA
- a CDS encoding UvrB/UvrC motif-containing protein, producing MLCQECGVKPATLHFTKIVSGEKTEFHICESCAREKGELIPGTAGGFSIHSLLSGLLDLEGAGKEKSAATKNVQGLHCENCGMTYSQFSKLGRFGCSSCYKYFDSTLDPLFRRVHGSTAHVGKLPKRAGAQIMCKRQIDELKHELQESIMHEEFETAAELRDRIRKLEKEMAQE from the coding sequence ATGCTTTGCCAGGAATGCGGCGTCAAACCGGCAACCCTACATTTCACTAAAATTGTGAGTGGAGAGAAGACGGAATTTCATATTTGTGAAAGCTGTGCACGTGAGAAGGGGGAACTGATTCCCGGAACGGCGGGAGGTTTCTCGATACACAGCCTGTTGTCCGGCCTGCTTGATCTTGAAGGGGCCGGCAAGGAGAAGTCAGCAGCGACTAAGAATGTCCAAGGTTTGCATTGCGAGAATTGCGGTATGACGTATTCCCAGTTCAGCAAGCTTGGACGTTTCGGCTGCAGCTCATGTTATAAATATTTTGACAGCACGCTGGACCCGCTCTTTAGGAGGGTTCATGGCAGTACCGCGCATGTAGGTAAGCTGCCGAAGCGGGCCGGTGCACAGATTATGTGTAAACGGCAAATCGATGAGTTGAAGCACGAGCTGCAGGAAAGCATCATGCATGAAGAGTTCGAAACCGCAGCCGAGCTGAGGGACAGAATACGCAAACTTGAAAAAGAAATGGCACAAGAGTAA
- a CDS encoding protein arginine kinase gives MSSLRFTEQALSDWMRCGGSHSEIVISSRMRIARNLEHLPFPLLASAEQAEEALEQLAPVFQGEATESFGTFELLRLDELTELDKKVLVEKHLISPNLANDSRGGAVILNEDESVSIMINEEDHLRIQCLFPGLQVKEAWNRATAIDDIFEASVNYAFDDRRGYLTSCPTNVGTGLRASVMLHLPALVMTHQINRILSAVNQVGLTVRGIYGEGSEAVGNIFQISNQITLGQTENEIIENLHSVVTQIIEHERNARERLLTDSALRITDRIKRSYGIMAYAAVMELKESAQRLSDLRLGVDLGILEGPSISVLNELNVKTQPGFLQKMFGDELSATERDMYRAKLLRETLGSQH, from the coding sequence ATGTCAAGTCTCCGGTTTACCGAACAAGCACTTAGTGACTGGATGCGCTGCGGCGGCAGCCATTCTGAGATTGTAATCAGCAGCCGTATGCGTATCGCCCGCAATCTGGAGCACCTGCCTTTTCCACTGCTGGCTTCAGCCGAACAGGCGGAGGAAGCATTGGAACAGCTCGCCCCTGTATTTCAGGGGGAGGCAACAGAAAGTTTTGGCACCTTTGAACTGCTAAGGCTGGATGAGCTTACTGAGCTGGACAAAAAAGTACTGGTGGAGAAGCATCTGATCAGTCCTAACCTGGCCAATGATTCCCGGGGCGGAGCAGTTATCCTGAACGAGGATGAGTCGGTCAGCATTATGATCAATGAGGAAGATCATCTCCGCATCCAGTGTTTATTCCCGGGCCTGCAGGTGAAAGAGGCTTGGAACAGGGCAACGGCGATTGATGATATTTTTGAGGCTTCCGTTAATTACGCTTTTGATGATAGAAGAGGGTATTTAACCAGTTGTCCAACCAATGTAGGCACCGGCCTCAGGGCTTCAGTTATGCTTCATTTACCGGCCCTCGTGATGACCCATCAGATTAACCGGATTTTATCCGCAGTGAACCAGGTGGGGCTGACCGTAAGAGGAATTTATGGTGAGGGCAGCGAAGCAGTAGGGAACATCTTTCAGATTTCCAATCAGATTACACTGGGTCAGACGGAAAATGAAATCATTGAGAATCTTCACAGTGTGGTTACCCAGATTATTGAGCATGAACGAAACGCCCGGGAACGCCTGCTAACAGATTCGGCACTGCGGATTACCGACCGGATTAAACGCTCGTATGGGATCATGGCTTATGCCGCTGTGATGGAGCTTAAGGAGTCGGCGCAGCGGCTCTCAGATTTACGTCTTGGAGTGGATCTTGGCATTCTGGAAGGGCCGTCGATTTCAGTGCTGAATGAGCTGAACGTCAAGACACAGCCTGGTTTTCTGCAAAAAATGTTCGGAGACGAGCTTTCGGCCACCGAACGCGATATGTACCGGGCGAAGCTGCTCCGGGAGACACTGGGATCACAACATTAA